The stretch of DNA TCTCTCCGAGTACTTTCCAGATAGTGTCAGATATgctaaggaggtggagttcctccagctCACACAGGGAGGGAAGTCAGTAGCTGACTATGCTGAGAAGTTTAAGCATctcagccgtttctacaccttgccactcgatgaggagtggagatgtCGCAAGTTCGAGAATGGACTCCGCGGCGACATTCGCTTCATGGtggcacccttgtccatcaaggattttgccgctctggtggagaaggccagggtaatggagaagatgaagaatgaggtaGAGGGTCAGCGGCCTCAGCAGCCtcagaggattggtggaccatctgggtccaagcccaGACATGACGAGCGGAGGAGACCGTATGACAGACCTCCTCATCAGCctcaggggtctaggggtcttcctccCCAGCAGGGTCGAGTGCAGTGCTACATATGTGGGGGCCCTCATCTGAGGAGTGCCTGCCCGCGTATGGAGGGTTACCGtcggtgcaacaactgtggtaAGGAAGaccactttgggaaggattgtcccacccttgctagggcagcaacacgccctccagttcagactccTCACCAGCACCAGCGGAGAGATAGAGGCAACCGGCCTCAGGCGACAGGCAGGGTATATGCCATGACCGGAGCAGAGGCTGCAGGCTTAGGTAATCTTGTTATAGGTCGATGCATGATAGCGGGTGAATCTTTGTGTGTgctgtatgattctggagcgacacactcctttgtgtcaatTGCTTGTGTGGAGGGTCTGGGTCTGCCGGTATGCGAGCTGTATTGTGAACTTGCAGTATCTACCCCGacatcgggtttggtcaggacatcgTCCTTGTGTGTCAGgcttccagtggaggtagaggggcgcaggtacagggtgaacttaatctgcctacctctacaggagttggaggtgatcttagggatggattggctctccaCCAATCACATTCTGATCGATTGTCaggagaagaagttgttgtttcccgactcagaggagcctgagttggtaTCTTCCCAGGGTGTTATGAGGGAACTACAGGACGGTGCGCAGTGCTACATGATCTTCACACATATGGAGGTGGAGAGAGGAGAGACGACGTCTGTGATACCAGTCGTCCAGGATTTTGAGGATGTGTTTCCGGAGGAGGTACCAGgattgcctcccagtagagaggtggagttctctattgatctagtCCCAAGAACAGGCCCGATCTCGATGGCCCCATATCGCATGGCTCTggcagagttggtagagctcaagaaaccgatagaagatctgatggagaaacagttcatccgacccagcacttcgccttggggagcaccagtgttgttggggaagaagaaggatgggagttcacgtctgtgtgtggactacaggcaactgaacaagatgacgatcaagaacaagtatccgctcccgagaatcgatgacttgatggatcagttgcatgggtcatcgGTGTTCTTGAAGATAGATCTACGatcgggttatcatcagattttaGTGAAGGCTGAGGAAGTACATATTCGATCCGGCCCACGTAttggaagctgaggatatacagatcagagaAGACCTCACCGTAGAAGTACCACCCAAAGCTCTTAAGGATAGTAAGGTTGAGGAACGTCGAGGAAAGACTgtcagtcttgtcaaagttatctgggatcggaggacaggtgactcgacgtgggagttagaggaggacatgagaaaatcacatccacatctgtttatctggtgagtctttattttcgaggtcgaaaattttcttgttggggagaatgtaaggcccctttttattttttctgccctaaactaaaggggctgcccttgtaagtgggcctaagggttggcccagcATATAAGATCCTAATATGTTGCCCTAATCCCACACTCACTTTCACTCTTTCAGAATCGTAGCCGTCACCTTCCTTAGTGCGCTAAAAGTACGttctgctagggttaggttcTTGCCGTTGTCGAGCTGGTTCGAAGTTGTCTCCTACTCCAGGTAAGTACTATGGCTAGCCCATGCTCGTCTCTATTGTTCATTTCGTTCCTTTCACAGCTAGGGTTCCAAGTGACCCATACCGTGCTTCTGTCTCGCTATCTTTCCAGTTCTTCTGTTCGTTCCTTGAGCTGTTGTGCTCGTGCGTTCGGTAGCGAGAGAGTGTCGGGTCGTTTTGCTAGcttattccaggtaagggaagctagaacctttCTTGTGTGATGTGTTTAGCTTGTATTGTCGTGGTTTGTGAATTCTTTGAGATTGTGCATTGCTATGAATGTCTGAATTTGACTGGAACCTCTGTTGGGTGCGTGAATGCGCGTTGTAGGTGCGAACAGTGGCGGACACTGTtagactcgcccaggcgagcttgACTCACCCAGGCGAGATGTGCAGAGGCTCGCAAAGAGCTTTTTGCGCGAgtggtcgctcaggcgaccaggGTGTGTTTTGAGCGAGCACacaactcgcctaggcgagagggatctcgcttaagcgagatcccgcgttgcctTCTTGTTCCtgttgagccctcgcctaggcggaaggggactcgtctaggcgagactgtctcgcctgagcgagacccctcagcctgagcgaggtgctgggcgaggcaGTGCTGTGATTAAATGTTTGTTTGTTCTTGAATGGTCTGTTTTGGTTGGGTATGAATGCATGACGagtgatatgtatataatggagtatgagGTATACGTAGTATGATTCCTGAATTACAAATGATGGGTTTGGCATGAAAGTTGGCATGATCTCTACATGACTTGTATATGATGAGTTGGTTgcatatgtgtgtgtgtggggtCACAAACTTGGTATGAGCAATAATGAATCTTGGCGGTTGGCAAAGCTTTGGTATGGTTGGCATGAGGAGAAACACCTTACTCATGATCGAGAATATCGAGTTGGTAATGATTCAACATATGAGAAATGGAGTTTTGTTGTGGGTTTTGGGTTGAAACCTTATGTGCAATGTATGTATAAATCCCTGGTCGTATATGTATgctggtccgtgtcagtgcataataccttggggtctctaggtgagactttcagggttgcgcttcagtggtcgggacgtaattccatggcccctgttagtgggtgtccatggtggtgccccatctgtataactaggtaaggattcaaggtaaggactgcatcctgacactctaaggggccagttagtctcacttagagcggactgacccctgtggtgagagtagcaggaggcctgaaattcatcaagggctaaccttgtggtgagggagacttgattcatcgtaacacttgtaacacatagctcgggggtgagcagctcaggatcgagcagaggtatccaccacaagtgcaagcatccgttgaatctgactaagttata from Vigna unguiculata cultivar IT97K-499-35 chromosome 8, ASM411807v1, whole genome shotgun sequence encodes:
- the LOC114194862 gene encoding uncharacterized protein LOC114194862, with amino-acid sequence MQQMEAARVAAEDAHRQHMEALHQLEENRAVAPVFGPEPRPAVREWSLEDFLKHHPVKFNGKTSLDAADQWLKALERIFDAKMCPAENRLAFAVYMLTGEAEHWWISMKSIMEERGEPVTWEAFRGRFLSEYFPDSVRYAKEVEFLQLTQGGKSVADYAEKFKHLSRFYTLPLDEEWRCRKFENGLRGDIRFMMKNEVEGQRPQQPQRIGGPSGSKPRHDERRRPYDRPPHQPQGSRGLPPQQGRVQCYICGGPHLRSACPRMEGYRRCNNCATRPPVQTPHQHQRRDRGNRPQATGRVYAMTGAEAAGLGNLVIGRCMIAGESLCVLYDSGATHSFVSIACVEGLGLPVCELYCELAVSTPTSGLVRTSSLCVRLPVEEKKLLFPDSEEPELVSSQGVMRELQDGAQCYMIFTHMEVERGETTSVIPVVQDFEDVFPEEVPGLPPSREVEFSIDLVPRTGPISMAPYRMALAEIVAVTFLSALKVRSARVRFLPLSSWFEVVSYSSSSVRSLSCCARAFGSERVSGRFASLFQVRTVADTVRLAQASLTHPGEMCRGSQRAFCASGRSGDQGVF